In the genome of Dermacentor andersoni chromosome 3, qqDerAnde1_hic_scaffold, whole genome shotgun sequence, one region contains:
- the LOC126538343 gene encoding piggyBac transposable element-derived protein 3-like → MTPSTIKDLGTPFQFFKFLCPVEVFKMIREKSLRYSIQCRPEKPLTVSVEELKRFVGMALYVSIIQLPSSRDYWSSSIGHHKVADVMCLNRWEELKRFLHFNNNETFVAPAEIGHDKLHKLRPLLNKLLEQLKIIPREEKLCIDEQIVPFKGRSSLKQYNPKKPHRWGYNVFALRCLRDFEVFSGAAENKQLPVPLILHLKEIGILASGTIRANELLKCCLKSDQELKKEGQGSMDEKVSTKGDIAIVRWRPGRMWL, encoded by the exons ATGACGCCATCGACTATCAAGGACCTTGGCACTCCCTTCCAGTTTTTCAAATTCCTCTGTCCCGTTGAGGTGTTCAAGATGATTCGCGAGAAATCGTTGCGCTACTCAATTCAGTGTCGTCCTGAAAAGCCTCTCACGGTGAGCGTAGAGGAACTCAAAAGGTTCGTCGGAATGGCTCTTTACGTGTCGATCATTCAGCTGCCAAGCTCCCGAGACTACTGGAGCTCCAGCATCGGACATCACAAGGTTGCAGACGTGATGTGCCTCAACCGCTGGGAAGAACTAAAACGGTTTCTTCACTTCAATAATAATGAGACTTTTGTTGCCCCTGCAGAAATTGGCCACGACAAGCTACACAAGCTCAGACCCCTCTTGAACAAATTGCTTGAGCAGCTGAAGATAATTCCGCGAGAAGAGAAACTGTGCATCGACGAGCAAATTGTTCCTTTCAAGGGACGAAGCTCACTGAAGCAATACAATCCGAAGAAACCACACCGCTGGGGATACAACGTTTTTGCTCTGAGATGTCTGAGGGATTTTGAGGTCTTCAGCGGTGCCGCGGAAAATAAGCAGCTACCAG TGCCCCTCATCCTCCACCTAAAGGAAATCGGCATTCTTGCCAGCGGTACGATACGAGCCAACGAACTGCTCAAGTGTTGCTTAAAAAGTGaccaagaactgaagaaagaaggTCAGGGAAGCATGGATGAGAAGGTTTCCACGAAAGGAGACATTGCTATTGTGAGATG
- the LOC126538353 gene encoding solute carrier family 22 member 7-like has product MSAKAAAHEEATPKTETASLLEGFANVDTRDLIQQNVYVILGHGRYQRIVLVSTYVAVTVVLLQSFAYYLIGRPVDHWCQPPDDLRYLGVQGWKNVAIPVLADGSFSKCTVYEPPLPGEDQDERSVVPCNRWDYDTENDGESIVSMWNLVCTRDWLYSVSKSTSGLAPMLFVPIAGIAADRVGRRPVLSTCAISTLLGSLVAASSPSAGMFILSRLVTAAMASATMLMVATMLYEVTGSQHRAPYILTASGIGVILTPPLVQLLSTLKPRWVLSQALFVTVTAIMVSWCYYLDESPVWQIAAWRLRAAEFTVLRAARVNRIEARKATATFQALKQQLLKREANAASVTAGTTSTVRSASLQRRAFSALVTWFSVSFAIYASALGAPLEELWALASFLCNGLILILTLCGLKQRGHRVTLSGILAFLGASSVLQMVLSHWPWAATLPLPRIMMYSASGIAMCLNYAYTAEVYPTTMRCVGLCLSYSFGRLGVLLAVGLVASLHEEQLLVIGAITTSLAFASAIAVQCLPEVYVEKKPAEVRPVMSEEQRKEALKASLTSTTESQKSLKPHKPGKHHGRRKRKARSRRGTATEISTAASAGATSPAAACSQEESVGPPELASKMTVCKTPSQ; this is encoded by the exons ATGTCGGCGAAAGCGGCTGCTCATGAAGAGGCCACTCCCAAGACGGAGACCGCTTCGCTCCTGGAAGGCTTCGCAAACGTGGACACGCGGGACTTAATCCAGCAGAACGTCTACGTCATCCTGGGACACGGGCGGTACCAGCGGATCGTCCTGGTCAGCACCTACGTCGCTGTCACTGTGGTGCTGCTGCAGTCGTTCGCCTATTACCTCATCGGCCGTCCCGTAGACCACTGGTGCCAGCCGCCCGACGACCTGCGTTACCTCGGTGTCCAGGGCTGGAAGAACGTCGCAATACCCGTGCTGGCCGACGGCAGCTTCAGCAAGTGCACCGTGTACGAGCCTCCTCTACCG GGAGAAGACCAGGACGAGCGTAGCGTAGTACCGTGCAATCGGTGGGACTACGACACCGAGAACGACGGCGAAAGTATCGTCAGCATGTGGAACTTGGTGTGCACTCGCGACTGGCTCTACTCCGTTTCGAAATCCACGTCCGGACTGGCCCCCATGCTATTCGTTCCCATCGCTGGAATCGCAGCAGACCGCGTGGGTCGCAGACCAGTCTTGTCGACGTGCGCCATCTCCACATTGCTCGGCAGCCTGGTGGCCGCGTCGTCCCCCTCCGCGGGAATGTTCATCCTGTCGCGCCTTGTCACTGCTGCCATGGCAAGCGCAACTATGCTGATGGTTGCAACTATGCTCTACGAAGTTACTGGAAGTCAGCACCGAGCTCCCTATATCCTAACAGCCAGCGGCATCGGCGTTATTTTGACCCCTCCGCTGGTGCAGCTTCTTTCGACGCTCAAGCCAAGGTGGGTGCTCTCACAAGCGCTCTTCGTCACTGTCACGGCGATAATGGTCTCTTGGTGCTATTACCTTGACGAGTCCCCCGTATGGCAGATTGCCGCGTGGAGGCTACGGGCAGCTGAATTCACCGTACTCCGAGCAGCCCGGGTGAACAGGATTGAAGCTCGCAAGGCCACAGCCACATTTCAGGCGTTGAAACAGCAGCTCCTGAAGCGAGAGGCCAACGCCGCGTCGGTGACTGCTGGTACCACGAGCACAGTCCGTTCGGCTTCCCTTCAGCGGCGCGCATTTTCTGCACTCGTGACGTGGTTCAGCGTGAGCTTTGCAATTTATGCCTCAGCCTTGGGTGCCCCGCTCGAAGAACTGTGGGCTCTCGCATCCTTTCTATGCAATGGGCTCATTCTCATCCTAACCTTATGTGGCCTGAAGCAGCGAGGCCACCGCGTGACTCTGTCAGGCATACTAGCTTTCCTCGGCGCCTCAAGCGTGCTGCAAATGGTCCTCTCGCATTGGCCCTGGGCCGCCACACTTCCTCTGCCGAGGATAATGATGTACAGCGCGTCGGGGATTGCCATGTGTCTAAACTACGCCTACACCGCGGAGGTGTACCCTACGACGATGCGATGCGTGGGACTTTGCCTATCGTACTCCTTCGGCCGGCTTGGCGTGCTTCTGGCTGTAGGCCTCGTAGCATCCTTGCACGAAGAACAGCTTTTGGTCATTGGGGCCATCACTACATCGTTGGCATTTGCGAGCGCAATAGCCGTCCAGTGTCTTCCCGAAGTATATGTCGAGAAGAAGCCCGCCGAAGTCCGCCCAGTTATGAGCGAAGAGCAGCGCAAGGAAGCACTTAAAGCATCTTTGACATCCACCACGGAGTCGCAGAAGTCCCTGAAGCCACACAAACCGGGCAAGCATCATGGCCGACGGAAGAGGAAAGCACGCTCAAGACGCGGTACCGCAACAGAAATTTCAACGGCAGCATCGGCAGGGGCAACATCGCCAGCGGCAGCCTGTTCCCAAGAGGAAAGTGTTGGCCCTCCTGAGCTAGCCTCAAAGATGACGGTGTGCAAAACGCCATCGCAATAA